The segment TGGTGAAAATAATTATGTTTCGTCTAATAACTCCGGCCAGGCACAGATAGGTACAGCAGGCTCAGGGGGCAGGGGGGATATATCTCCCGGTAAGATAGAAATGTCAAATGTGGATCTTTCACAGGAATTCACTGATATGATAGTCACTCAGAGAGGGTTTCAGGCCAATTCCCGGATTATCACTGTTTCTGATGAAATGCTTCAGGAGTTGGTAAACCTGAAACGCTAATCCGGTTTAGGCATTAAGAGGGAGGTCGGGGATGGAAACATCCATCCCTGGACCCCATTTTGAAAGAAGGGGTTTGTATGATTAAAGTAATCAGGATGAATGGTTCGGAGCTGGTTATAAACCCTGAACTTATCGAGTTTATTGAGGCTACTCCGGATACGGTGCTTACCCTGACCACCGGGAAAAAATTTGTCCTTAAGGATTCAGTCCAGGAACTGATTGACAAGGTGATGGAATACCGCAAGTCAATCGGCATAACAGTCATTGACCGGGTTTATCCTGAGACTGGTAATTTGGGCGAAACCCATAAAGAATAGGGGGTAGACATTAAATGGCAGATGAAAACAATGAAGTTCAGAAGAACGAGGAGAAGGCTTCTTCAGGTTCGGGGACAGTTAAGCTTGTCATAGCCGGGGTCGCCATTCTTATCCTGTGTGCCGGATTATCCTACGGTGTTGCCATGTATGCTGCCAATACATTTTCCAAAGACGATACACCTAAGGGGGATGGCTATGGCACAGTGAAAAGTGAGACCATTGGCACAACTTATGATGCCGGAGAGTTTATCACCAACCTCGATACTCCTGACAATAATAGGTACATTAAAGTAAAGATTGTGCTGGCATTCCAGGAACCTACCGTTCAGGAAGAGATAGCTGCCAAGCTGCCCCAAATCCAGCACACTATCAACAGTACACTCCGCCAGCAGAGTCCTGACAGCCTTTCCCAGACAAAGGCCATGGAAAAACTGGCAGACCTGCTTAAGAAAAACATCAATACCCACATGGTTAAGGGGAATGTGAACAGTGTTTATTTTACAAGTTTTGTGGTACAGTAAAAGGCTGGTACTGGAGGTGAGAGCAAAGTGAGTGAAATTCTGTCCCAGGACGAAATAGATGCTCTGTTATCGGCTTTGTCCACTGATGAGGCCCGACCGGACCAGACTAAGAAAAAAGATGACTCCCACAAGAAAATCAGAGTATATGATTTTAAAAGGCCCAGCAAGTTTTCCAAGGAGCAGATTCACACTATTCAGGCCATAAACGAAAATTATGCCCGCCTGCTGGCAACGTTTTTTTCGGCACACCTGCGCACAATCGTACAGATTACGGTTCATTCGGTTGAACAGCTGACTTATGATGAGTTCATTCATTCGGTGCCAAACCCTTCCACCCTGAACATATTCCGGGCGGAGCCTCTTGAAGGGAATGCGATACTGGAAATTAATCCTTCGATAGTGTTTACCATAATTGACAGGTTGTTTGGCGGTCCCGGTCAGGCGCCGGAAAGTATCCGTGATCTGACTGATATTGAACGCGTAGTTATTGAAAAAGTAGTTGTCCGCACCCTGGATATATTCCGGGAGGCCTGGGAAAGCATTATCTCCTTAAAACCAAAGCTTGAGGTAATTGAGTCAAACCCGCTTTTCACCCAAATTGTCTCTCCTTCCGAAATGGTGGTCCTGGTTTCATTTAAAACCAGGTTTGGGGAGAATGAAGGCCTGATTAATATGTGTATTCCTTATATTGTTCTGGAACCCATTATTAGCAAGTTATCTGCCCACTTTTGGTTTGCCGGCACAGCAAAGGAGTCCACTCAGGAATCCATTGGGCGCATTAAAGCCCAGATAGAGAAAGCAAACCTGAACCTTACGGCATTGCTGGGAAAGGCTTCAATACATGTCGGGGAGCTGTTGGAATTACAGCCGGGTGATGTTATTATGCTGGATAGTAAAATTAATGACCCTGTCGAGATCATGGTGGGTTCCCGGAAAAAGTACCTGGGGAAGCCCGGAACCCTTGGAAGTAAAATGGCTGTTCAGATTTCGTCAGTAGTTCAGGAAGGAGATGACAATGATGAGTGACGGTGTTCTGTCCCAAGAAGAAATAGATGCCTTATTGAGATCAGATACTCTGGCAAAAGATACCGTTGATGAGGCTCCCGCAGCAGGGACTCCGGTTTCCCTGCAGTCAGAAAATGGCGTTTTGGAGCCCGGGGGTGGGCTTACAGACATGGAGCGGGATGCTGTCGGTGAAGTTGCTAACATTGTTATGGGATCTGCAGCAACTGCACTGTCCACCCTTTTAGGCAGTAAAGTCGAGATTACCACTCCGGTGGTTCAAGTGACAGACCCTGATACATTCAGGCAGGACTATCCATTACCCTATGTGCTGGTTAATGTGGAATATGTTACCGGGCTTAGCGGGGCTAATGTTCTGATTATCCGTGATCAGGATGCCGGCGTGATGGTGGATCTGATGATGGGTGGTGACGGACAATCACCCCCTGCCGAACTCAGTGAGATGCATATCAGTGCAATCAGTGAGGCTATGAATCAGATGATGGGGTCGGCCTCAACCGCGATGTCGACAATAATAAAAGAAAGGGTTGAAATTTCCCCTCCAACTGTTGAGGAGGTTAATTTTGCCACCGATGAGCTCACAGGTACACTTGGTCAAAAGGGCCAGGTGCTGGTAAAGGTATCTTTCAGGATGACAATTGAGGGATTGATAGACAGTGAAATCATGCAGTTAATCCCTCTGGAGTTCGCCCGGAATATGGTCAGAAGTTTAATGGATGAAATGACCGCTCCGGATATGTCGGAGCTAGATAATTTGCTTGATCAGGGGATTACCGGTGTTGATCAAGGCAGCGTTGGTCTTGAATATGCCGCCGCAGCGGCTGAACCGGCTGCAATTCACCAACCGGGAACTTTTGTGCCTGACAGCCAGCAGGCCATGCCTGCCGGAAGGTCAGCAGTCCAATCTCCCCAAGTATCTGTCCAGCCTGTACAGTTTGCTCCTATGCAGTCCGGTTTCCAATCCAGGGAAATTTCCAATATTGACCTGATAATGGATGTGCCGCTGCAGATAACGGTTGAGCTGGGCAAATGCCGCAAGACAATTCGAGAAATACTGGCTTTGGGGCAAGGGTCTGTAGTAGAGCTGGACAAACTTGCCGGTGAACCTGTCGACCTGTTGGTCAATGGCAAATTGCTTGCCAAGGGGGAAGTAGTTGTTATTGATGAAAATTTTGGGATTAGGGTTACAGATATAATTTCGCCAATTGAAAGAGTAACGAATCTACAATAAACAGTGATAAGGAGGACAGTTATGGGAGCGCGTATTCTCATTGTGGATGATGCAGCCTTTATGCGCATGATGATCAAAGATATTCTGACCAAAAACGGTTACCAGATAGTCGGGGAAGCGGAGAATGGCAGTGTGGCAGTTGAAAAATACAAAGAACTTAAACCGGAACTGACTACAATGGATATTACCATGCCGGAAATGGATGGAATCAGCGCTGTCAAGGAAATTCGGGATTTTGACCCCCAGGCCAATATTATCATGTGCAGCGCTATGGGTCAGCAGGCAATGGTAATTGATGCCATTCAGGCTGGAGCCAAGGACTTCATTGTCAAACCCTTTCAGCCGGACCGGGTGTTGGAGGCTGTACGGAAGGCTCTGTCCTAACCCTTTTATAAGAGAGAGGTCAATTTAATGAAGCAATTTTTTACCAGGCTTGTCCTGCCATTTTTCGCTGTCCTAACCTGGTACGCCGTTTTATCGACCGAAAAGGTCTTGGCTGCTTCCAGGGAATTGAATCTGGACAATATTGAAGAGCCCCAGGCTGCTCCGATGCCAAGCATGGCTGTTGTGTTTATTAAACTGGTTCTCAGCCTCCTTATTATTGTAGGTTTGGCATACCTTACAATGAGATTTCTGCGTAAAAGCATGAGGGTATCATCAAGGGGCGAGACAATCAGTGTCCTGGACCAGTATGCTTTTAGTATGAACAAAGGCATTTATATCACACAAATAGCTGGTAAGGTATATGTTCTGGGGGTGACTGACCAAAATATTAATCTCATTTCCGAAATCACTGATGAGGAAGTAATAGGCGAAATGATAGCAAATGCAAAAGCGAGAGAAGCGGAAGGGGTTATTCCGCCAGGCATTCTTGATCAGATTATGCCTTCGCGGATAAACATAACCGGTTCCAGGCAGAAATCATTCAATGAGCATATCAAAAAGCAGATTCAGAGGCTCCAGTCGATTACAGAAAAGCGGGGTAACATTACCCGGGGGGATGACGGTGATGAATAGGTCAGGCGCAATCAAGCGGAATATGATAGTTTTCGCAATAATTCTTACAGCTGCTCTGGTTTTTCTGGCCAGACCCGTCAGCGCTGCTCAGGCGGTGCCGATACCTAACATAAATGTAGGAGTAGGGAATGCGGATAATCCTGCGGAAATGTCTGCCAGCCTGCAGATACTCTTCCTATTGACTATCCTGTCACTGGCGCCGTCGATTCTAATAATGATGACCTCCTTTACCCGAATAATCATAGTACTTTCTTTTATGCGGAGCGCACTGGCTACCCAGCATGCTCCACCCAATCAAATAATCATAGGGATGGCTCTTTTTCTGACATTTTTTGTAATGGCGCCTA is part of the Phosphitispora fastidiosa genome and harbors:
- a CDS encoding flagellar FlbD family protein, whose translation is MIKVIRMNGSELVINPELIEFIEATPDTVLTLTTGKKFVLKDSVQELIDKVMEYRKSIGITVIDRVYPETGNLGETHKE
- a CDS encoding flagellar basal body-associated FliL family protein, producing the protein MADENNEVQKNEEKASSGSGTVKLVIAGVAILILCAGLSYGVAMYAANTFSKDDTPKGDGYGTVKSETIGTTYDAGEFITNLDTPDNNRYIKVKIVLAFQEPTVQEEIAAKLPQIQHTINSTLRQQSPDSLSQTKAMEKLADLLKKNINTHMVKGNVNSVYFTSFVVQ
- the fliM gene encoding flagellar motor switch protein FliM; the encoded protein is MSEILSQDEIDALLSALSTDEARPDQTKKKDDSHKKIRVYDFKRPSKFSKEQIHTIQAINENYARLLATFFSAHLRTIVQITVHSVEQLTYDEFIHSVPNPSTLNIFRAEPLEGNAILEINPSIVFTIIDRLFGGPGQAPESIRDLTDIERVVIEKVVVRTLDIFREAWESIISLKPKLEVIESNPLFTQIVSPSEMVVLVSFKTRFGENEGLINMCIPYIVLEPIISKLSAHFWFAGTAKESTQESIGRIKAQIEKANLNLTALLGKASIHVGELLELQPGDVIMLDSKINDPVEIMVGSRKKYLGKPGTLGSKMAVQISSVVQEGDDNDE
- the fliY gene encoding flagellar motor switch phosphatase FliY is translated as MMSDGVLSQEEIDALLRSDTLAKDTVDEAPAAGTPVSLQSENGVLEPGGGLTDMERDAVGEVANIVMGSAATALSTLLGSKVEITTPVVQVTDPDTFRQDYPLPYVLVNVEYVTGLSGANVLIIRDQDAGVMVDLMMGGDGQSPPAELSEMHISAISEAMNQMMGSASTAMSTIIKERVEISPPTVEEVNFATDELTGTLGQKGQVLVKVSFRMTIEGLIDSEIMQLIPLEFARNMVRSLMDEMTAPDMSELDNLLDQGITGVDQGSVGLEYAAAAAEPAAIHQPGTFVPDSQQAMPAGRSAVQSPQVSVQPVQFAPMQSGFQSREISNIDLIMDVPLQITVELGKCRKTIREILALGQGSVVELDKLAGEPVDLLVNGKLLAKGEVVVIDENFGIRVTDIISPIERVTNLQ
- a CDS encoding response regulator codes for the protein MGARILIVDDAAFMRMMIKDILTKNGYQIVGEAENGSVAVEKYKELKPELTTMDITMPEMDGISAVKEIRDFDPQANIIMCSAMGQQAMVIDAIQAGAKDFIVKPFQPDRVLEAVRKALS
- the fliO gene encoding flagellar biosynthetic protein FliO: MKQFFTRLVLPFFAVLTWYAVLSTEKVLAASRELNLDNIEEPQAAPMPSMAVVFIKLVLSLLIIVGLAYLTMRFLRKSMRVSSRGETISVLDQYAFSMNKGIYITQIAGKVYVLGVTDQNINLISEITDEEVIGEMIANAKAREAEGVIPPGILDQIMPSRINITGSRQKSFNEHIKKQIQRLQSITEKRGNITRGDDGDE